A genomic window from Megalopta genalis isolate 19385.01 unplaced genomic scaffold, iyMegGena1_principal scaffold0030, whole genome shotgun sequence includes:
- the LOC143261004 gene encoding uncharacterized protein LOC143261004, whose translation MSNQTNNFLHKNGSHNDYKNYGYSISMIRSFQQSQPQSQQKQLQIPRNARILGRRYSIAGNYFKFLEICVRVDENLRVEFVLGDNRGTEISFSMATWKLLVKTRDYIHNYFDADKKEKQIDETLSLQIVNFNGMSLIKLFDSQASIYVTKETMDNLYKLELCMDHMYSWLLENIPEIQDRLAKLIDIVKNSNNEQNYATVIFTNELFERNCLIDCELLALCLDLIVSKANR comes from the exons atgtcaaatcaaaccaataattttttacataaaaatggatctcacaacgattataaaaattatgg ATACTCCATTTCGATGATACGGTCGTTTCAACAGTCGCAACCCCAGTCGCAGCAGAAGCAGTTGCAGATACCGCGCAACGCACGAATCTTGGGTAGAAGATACTCCATAGCCggcaattatttcaagttccttgaaatttgtgtacgcgtggatgaaaatttgcgcgtcgagtttgtcttgggggacaatcgtggaacagagatttctttttcaatggctacgtggaaactgctggtgaaaactagagattatattcacaattacttcgacgcggacaagaaggaaaaacaaattgatgagactttatcgttacaaattgttaattttaatggaatgagtctaatcaagttgttcgattctcaagcatcgatttatgttacgaaagagacgatggataatttgtacaaattagagttatgtatggatcatatgtattcatggttattagaaaatattccagAAATTCAGGATAGATTAGCGAAGCTCATTGACATTGTAAAAAACTCCAATAACGAGCAGAATTATGCGACCGTAATTTTTACAAACGaattgttcgaacgaaattgtCTGATCGATTGCGAATTGTTAGCTTTATGTTTAGATCTAATCGTATCGAAAGCGAATCGTTGA
- the LOC143260999 gene encoding uncharacterized protein LOC143260999, whose amino-acid sequence MLKLTKIKLELFTDVDMLLFVERGIRGGLSQCSHRYARANNKYMSTYDSAEPSSYLMYFDVNNLYGWAMSQPLPHRGFQWVDDTSNFNIDSVPIDSPVGYILEVDLEYPQEIHDAHADLPFCPIHEVGALQKKLLTTLSHKNRYVLHYRYLQQCLRYNLKLKKIHRILKFEQSCWLRRYIDLNTRLRANANNDFSKNLFKLMNNAVFGKTMENVRNHVNVKLLSRWSGRYGAGRLIARPNFHSCTVFSEDFVAVQMNQLSIKFYKPIYIGMSVLDISKLHLYDFHYGYMLPNFQERCRILYTDTDSLIYQIICDDAYEMIKRDIHRYDTSNYDRNNVYGVPIANNKVLGLMKDENGGKIMTEFVGLRSKMYAIRVQDKDDVKKIKGIKTNVTIKNITFDDYLACLHDHLEKSYHRVN is encoded by the exons atgctaaaattgacgaagatcaagttggaattgttcaccgacgttgacatgcttttgttcgtggagcggggaatacgaggtgggttgagtcaatgttcgcatcgttacgcgcgcgcgaataacaagtatatgtcgacgtacgattcggccgaaccgtccagctatctgatgtatttcgatgttaataatttgtatggctgggccatgtcgcagcctttgccgcacaggggtttccaatgggttgacgatacgagtaatttcaacatcgattccgtgccgatcgacagtcccgtcgggtacattttagaggtcgacttagagtatcctcaggaaattcatgatgctcacgcggatcttccattttgcccgattcacgaggttggggcgttgcaaaagaaactgttgacaacgcttagccataagaatcgttacgttctccattatcgatacctccagcaatgtttgaggtataatttaaaattaaagaaaattcatcggatactgaagtttgaacaatcatgttggttacgccgttacatagatttaaatacgaggttgcgcgccaacgcaaacaatgacttctcgaagaatctgttcaaactgatgaacaatgcaGTGTTTGGAAAAACGATGGAAAACGTTCGAAATCATGTAAACGTAAAGTTGCTCTCGCGATGGAGCGGTCGATACGGTGCTGGGCGTTTAATAGCTCGACCAAATTTCCATAGCTGTACTGTATTCTCCGAGGATTTTGTCGCAGTTCAAATGAACCagctttctattaaattttataaacctatttacataggcatgtcagtgttggacatatctaaattacatttgtatgattttcattatggctacatgcttccaaattttcaagaaagatgcaggattttgtacacggatacggacagtttaatttatcagattatttgcgacgacgcgtacgagatgataaaacgtgacattcaccgatacgatacttccaattatgacagaaataaCGTGTACGGCGTTCCGATCGCGAATAATAAAGTATTAGGATTAATGAAGGACGAGAACGGAGGTAAAATCATGACAGAGTTTGTGGGTCTTCGCTCGAAAATGTATGCTATTCGGGTACAAGACAAAGACgatgtaaaaaagattaaaggaattaagactaacgtgacgattaaaaatataactttcgaCGACTATTTAGCATGCCTTCACGATCATTTAGAAAAATCA TATCACAGAGTAAATTAG